A genomic segment from Danio aesculapii chromosome 17, fDanAes4.1, whole genome shotgun sequence encodes:
- the LOC130244824 gene encoding uncharacterized protein LOC130244824 isoform X1, with the protein MSLACLSLSAGEASMEALELELEAVESQIRSLETKREGIRALLLTRTRSSEVSVRYNDNLPVSSTPRVSLSRPSAPRTRCTQASFTPTPGYHGPWVQPRKVLARSRGRTSPPPVFEIPTENRFAPLRETGRDVAIIGDSIVRHVRSTSSKGNKVRTFCFPGARVKNISAQIPTILSAAESLGAAVLHVGTNDTGLRQTEILKKDFRSLIETVRRTSPATQIIVSGPLPTYRRGNERFSRLFALNEWLLTWCEEQKLLFANNWNLFWERPRLFRADGLHPSRAGAELLSDNITRILRSI; encoded by the coding sequence atgtcgcttgcgtgtctgtccttgagtgcaggagaggcatcgatggaggcgctggagctggagctggaagcggtggagtcccagattcgctcgctggagacgaagcgagagggcatcagggctctgctcttaacccgtactcgctcgtctgaggtaagtgtccgatacaacgacaatctcccagtttcttcaaccccgcgtgtttctctgtccaggcccagcgcaccgaggacgcggtgcacccaggcgtcgttcacgccgactcccggctaccacggcccctgggtgcaaccgcgtaaggtgcttgccaggtcccggggcagaacgtctcctcctccggtgttcgagatccccacggagaaccgcttcgcccctctccgcgagacgggtcgcgatgttgccatcattggcgactcaatcgtccgccacgtccgctccacttcctccaaaggtaacaaagtacgcactttctgcttccctggtgcccgagttaagaatatttctgcacagatacctactatcctgagcgctgccgagagcctcggtgccgccgtcctccacgtggggacgaacgacaccgggctccggcagacggagatcctgaagaaggacttcaggagcctgatcgagacggttcgacgcacttcgcccgccacgcagatcatcgtttctggaccgcttcctacctaccgccgaggaaatgaaaggttcagtagactttttgctctgaatgaatggctattaacatggtgtgaagaacagaaattgctctttgccaataactggaatcttttctgggagcgtcctaggcttttccgcgctgacgggctgcaccccagtcgagctggagctgaactcctgtcggacaacatcaccagaatacttcgctctatctga
- the LOC130244824 gene encoding uncharacterized protein LOC130244824 isoform X2 has translation MSLACLSLSAGEASMEALELELEAVESQIRSLETKREGIRALLLTRTRSSEVSVRYNDNLPVSSTPRVSLSRPSAPRTRCTQASFTPTPGYHGPWVQPRKVLARSRGRTSPPPVFEIPTENRFAPLRETGRDVAIIGDSIVRHVRSTSSKGNKVRTFCFPGARVKNISAQIPTILSAAESLGAAVLHVGTNDTGLRQTEILKKDFRSLIETVRRTSPATQIIVSGPLPTYRRGNERLFRADGLHPSRAGAELLSDNITRILRSI, from the exons atgtcgcttgcgtgtctgtccttgagtgcaggagaggcatcgatggaggcgctggagctggagctggaagcggtggagtcccagattcgctcgctggagacgaagcgagagggcatcagggctctgctcttaacccgtactcgctcgtctgaggtaagtgtccgatacaacgacaatctcccagtttcttcaaccccgcgtgtttctctgtccaggcccagcgcaccgaggacgcggtgcacccaggcgtcgttcacgccgactcccggctaccacggcccctgggtgcaaccgcgtaaggtgcttgccaggtcccggggcagaacgtctcctcctccggtgttcgagatccccacggagaaccgcttcgcccctctccgcgagacgggtcgcgatgttgccatcattggcgactcaatcgtccgccacgtccgctccacttcctccaaaggtaacaaagtacgcactttctgcttccctggtgcccgagttaagaatatttctgcacagatacctactatcctgagcgctgccgagagcctcggtgccgccgtcctccacgtggggacgaacgacaccgggctccggcagacggagatcctgaagaaggacttcaggagcctgatcgagacggttcgacgcacttcgcccgccacgcagatcatcgtttctggaccgcttcctacctaccgccgaggaaatgaaag gcttttccgcgctgacgggctgcaccccagtcgagctggagctgaactcctgtcggacaacatcaccagaatacttcgctctatctga